One stretch of Lysobacter sp. KIS68-7 DNA includes these proteins:
- a CDS encoding GFA family protein, which produces MSDTYRGACFCGAVEVETTGAPVAMGFCHCNSCRSWSAAPVNAFTLWQPDAVRVTRGAEFVGHFSKTDFSDRQYCTKCGGHLMTNHPPAKLIDVYAATLPTLKFVPAVHVNYADTVLPMKDGLPKMKDFPADLGGSGETLPE; this is translated from the coding sequence ATGAGCGATACGTATCGCGGCGCGTGTTTCTGCGGCGCTGTCGAAGTCGAAACCACCGGTGCGCCGGTGGCCATGGGTTTCTGCCACTGCAATTCTTGTCGCAGCTGGTCGGCGGCACCGGTCAATGCCTTCACGCTCTGGCAGCCCGATGCGGTGCGCGTGACGCGCGGCGCCGAGTTCGTCGGCCACTTCAGCAAGACCGACTTCAGCGATCGCCAGTACTGCACGAAGTGCGGCGGGCATCTGATGACCAACCATCCGCCGGCCAAGCTGATCGACGTGTATGCAGCCACGCTGCCGACGCTGAAGTTCGTGCCTGCGGTGCACGTCAACTACGCCGACACGGTCCTGCCGATGAAGGATGGGTTGCCGAAGATGAAGGACTTCCCCGCGGACCTGGGCGGAAGCGGCGAAACGCTCCCCGAATGA
- a CDS encoding ketosteroid isomerase-related protein, which translates to MTQRRPMDATALIHAYYDAFNRGNREGMLALLTDDVVHDLNQGARETGREAFRDFMARMDRCYTEQLRAITVMVNPDGKRASAEYIVHGVYKADDEGLPKATGQMYVLPGGAFFDIRDGRIARVTNYYNLGDWIAQVQGTR; encoded by the coding sequence ATCACGCAGCGACGCCCCATGGACGCCACCGCCCTCATCCACGCCTATTACGACGCCTTCAATCGCGGCAACCGCGAAGGGATGCTGGCGCTGCTGACCGACGATGTCGTGCACGACCTCAACCAGGGCGCGCGGGAAACCGGGCGCGAGGCGTTCCGCGATTTCATGGCGCGCATGGACCGCTGCTACACGGAGCAGCTTCGCGCGATCACGGTGATGGTGAACCCCGACGGCAAGCGCGCCTCCGCCGAATACATCGTGCATGGCGTGTACAAGGCGGACGACGAAGGCCTGCCGAAGGCCACCGGCCAGATGTACGTATTGCCGGGCGGCGCGTTCTTCGACATCCGCGACGGCCGCATCGCGCGCGTCACCAACTATTACAACCTCGGCGACTGGATCGCGCAGGTGCAGGGCACTCGGTGA
- a CDS encoding carbon-nitrogen hydrolase family protein: MKVAVAKYAVGMPADFEAFAARQRAMLSEAAHAGARIAVFPEYLALELAATFEERIRSDLRASLAELQVFRDAWLALYADLARETGMFLQPGTFLVDIGDGHYRNRAWWFAPDGRRGFQDKLQLTAFEKETGVIEGGDALHVVDAHGLRLGISVCYDSEFPLPVRAQRDAGARLLLVPSCTDTEAGARRVEVGCLARALENRVFVAQSVTAGLAPWSPALDVNTGEATLYAPMDRGLPADGIVARTRGHQAWAVADLDFDALEASRAEAQVANDFDWPGQLAPGLRQARIED, from the coding sequence ATGAAAGTGGCCGTCGCGAAATATGCGGTCGGGATGCCTGCGGACTTCGAGGCGTTCGCCGCGCGCCAGCGCGCGATGCTGTCGGAGGCCGCGCACGCGGGGGCACGCATTGCGGTGTTTCCGGAATACCTCGCGCTGGAACTGGCGGCGACGTTCGAAGAACGCATCCGCAGCGACCTCCGCGCCTCGCTCGCCGAACTGCAGGTCTTTCGCGATGCCTGGCTTGCGCTGTACGCGGATCTTGCGCGCGAGACGGGCATGTTCCTCCAACCGGGCACGTTCCTCGTCGACATCGGCGACGGGCACTATCGCAACCGCGCGTGGTGGTTCGCGCCCGACGGTCGCCGCGGCTTCCAGGACAAGCTGCAACTCACGGCGTTCGAGAAGGAGACGGGCGTGATCGAAGGCGGCGACGCGCTGCACGTGGTCGACGCGCATGGCCTTCGCCTCGGCATCAGCGTGTGCTACGACAGCGAATTCCCGTTGCCGGTGCGCGCGCAACGCGATGCGGGGGCGCGCTTGTTGCTCGTGCCCAGTTGCACGGATACGGAAGCCGGCGCGCGCAGGGTCGAAGTGGGCTGCCTGGCGCGCGCGCTCGAGAACCGCGTGTTCGTCGCGCAATCGGTGACCGCCGGCCTCGCGCCGTGGAGCCCGGCCCTGGACGTGAACACCGGCGAGGCCACGCTCTACGCGCCGATGGACCGCGGCCTGCCGGCGGACGGCATCGTCGCGCGCACGCGCGGGCACCAGGCCTGGGCGGTGGCGGACCTCGACTTCGATGCGCTGGAGGCGAGCCGGGCCGAGGCGCAGGTGGCCAACGACTTCGATTGGCCCGGGCAACTCGCACCGGGATTGCGGCAGGCGCGCATCGAGGACTAG
- a CDS encoding GNAT family N-acetyltransferase: protein MPGPAIGEHIADIAQLRIAVFREWPYLYDGDLGYEATYLSTYTRAPDSVVVLAFDGDRLVGASTGLPLADEDEEYKAPFLANGLDVERVFYCGESVLLPAYRGRGLGHAFFDAREAHARALGRFDTIAFAAVDREAGDPRRPAGHRGNEAFWDKRGYARHPGMTMHLAWKEIGEAAESEKPLTFWMHPLEATA from the coding sequence ATGCCGGGGCCCGCGATCGGCGAGCACATCGCCGACATCGCACAGCTGCGCATCGCGGTGTTCCGCGAGTGGCCGTACCTGTACGACGGCGACCTCGGGTACGAAGCGACGTACCTGTCGACCTACACGCGCGCGCCGGACAGCGTGGTCGTGTTGGCCTTCGACGGCGATCGCCTCGTCGGCGCCTCCACCGGCCTGCCGTTGGCCGACGAGGACGAGGAATACAAAGCGCCGTTCCTCGCGAACGGCCTCGACGTCGAGCGCGTGTTTTATTGCGGCGAATCCGTGTTGCTCCCCGCCTATCGCGGGCGCGGCCTCGGGCACGCCTTCTTCGACGCCCGCGAGGCGCATGCGCGCGCGCTCGGGCGTTTCGACACCATCGCGTTCGCGGCCGTGGATCGCGAAGCCGGCGATCCGCGCCGCCCCGCTGGCCATCGCGGCAACGAAGCGTTCTGGGACAAGCGCGGCTACGCGCGCCATCCGGGCATGACGATGCACCTGGCGTGGAAGGAAATCGGCGAGGCGGCCGAAAGCGAGAAGCCGCTGACCTTCTGGATGCACCCCTTGGAGGCGACCGCATGA
- a CDS encoding nitronate monooxygenase — MMAAMANAALLDRLGIGLPIVQAPMAGVSTPAMAAAASNAGALGSLGVGAMTADQAREAIRAFKAASAGPLHVNVFTHRPARVDPHREAAWLQRLQPEFERFHAQPPAELREVYTSFLVDDAMCAMLCEERPRVVSFHFGLARTDQIVRLRGAGIVLLATATCLREARAIETAGLDAIVAQGFEAGGHRGVFDPDADDARMTTADLVRTLAQRASLPIVAAGGLMDGADIAAMLALGASAAQLGTAFVATDESLADAGYRARLLGEDAHHTQMTRAISGRPARCLRNDFTRLGDDVAPDAIPDYPIAYDAGKALHAAAKAAGSSGWGAQWAGEGAPRVRPMSTQRLVQTLAAELGH; from the coding sequence ATGATGGCGGCCATGGCGAACGCGGCCTTGCTGGACAGGCTCGGGATCGGCCTGCCGATCGTGCAGGCGCCGATGGCGGGCGTGTCGACGCCGGCCATGGCTGCGGCGGCTTCGAACGCGGGCGCCCTGGGCTCGCTCGGCGTCGGCGCGATGACGGCGGACCAGGCGCGCGAGGCGATCCGCGCCTTCAAGGCCGCAAGCGCAGGGCCATTACACGTCAACGTGTTCACGCATCGGCCCGCGCGCGTCGATCCGCACAGGGAAGCGGCCTGGCTGCAGCGCCTGCAGCCCGAGTTCGAACGCTTCCACGCGCAACCCCCAGCAGAACTCCGCGAGGTCTACACCTCCTTCCTCGTCGACGATGCGATGTGCGCGATGCTGTGCGAGGAGCGCCCGCGCGTGGTGAGTTTCCATTTCGGCCTGGCGCGCACGGACCAGATCGTGCGCCTGCGCGGGGCGGGGATCGTGCTGCTCGCCACGGCGACCTGCCTGCGCGAGGCGCGCGCGATCGAAACGGCAGGGCTCGATGCGATCGTGGCGCAGGGATTCGAAGCCGGCGGGCATCGCGGCGTGTTCGATCCCGACGCAGACGACGCACGGATGACGACCGCCGACCTCGTGCGCACGCTGGCGCAACGCGCGTCGCTGCCCATCGTCGCCGCGGGTGGCTTGATGGACGGCGCCGACATCGCGGCGATGCTGGCCCTCGGCGCGAGCGCTGCGCAGCTCGGCACGGCGTTCGTCGCCACCGATGAGTCGCTGGCCGATGCGGGTTATCGCGCGCGCCTGCTGGGTGAGGACGCACACCACACGCAGATGACACGCGCGATCTCCGGCCGCCCCGCACGCTGCCTGCGCAACGACTTCACCCGCCTGGGCGACGACGTCGCGCCCGACGCGATCCCCGATTACCCCATCGCCTACGACGCGGGCAAAGCCCTGCACGCGGCCGCGAAGGCCGCCGGTTCCAGCGGATGGGGCGCGCAATGGGCCGGCGAGGGCGCGCCGCGCGTGCGCCCGATGTCCACGCAGCGCCTGGTGCAAACGCTGGCGGCCGAACTCGGCCATTAG
- a CDS encoding TetR/AcrR family transcriptional regulator translates to MPETRARLLAEAEVLLRTRGYAAFSYADLAERIAIRKASIHHHFPTKEALLAALVDEYLAKFVATLADLTATQPDVRARLRAYARLFFEGIERGLLPLCGALSAERDAMPEGMKPVLERFFQLHLDWLVAQIDEGIAAGTLSPQIASREAAHLLLGALEGGSFVAWALDDPTTMLRAFDSAMQTLESNRTTPATRRPSPRRSS, encoded by the coding sequence ATGCCCGAGACGCGCGCCAGGTTGCTCGCCGAAGCGGAGGTCCTGCTGAGGACCCGGGGCTATGCGGCCTTCAGTTACGCCGACCTCGCCGAACGCATCGCCATCCGCAAGGCGAGCATCCACCACCACTTCCCGACCAAGGAAGCCTTGCTGGCGGCGCTGGTCGACGAATACCTCGCGAAGTTCGTCGCCACGCTGGCGGATCTCACGGCCACGCAACCCGACGTGCGCGCACGACTGCGTGCGTACGCGCGTCTGTTCTTCGAAGGCATCGAGCGCGGACTGCTGCCGCTGTGCGGCGCGCTGTCGGCCGAACGCGACGCCATGCCCGAAGGCATGAAGCCCGTGCTCGAGCGCTTCTTCCAACTGCATCTCGACTGGCTGGTCGCGCAGATCGACGAAGGCATCGCGGCAGGCACCCTGTCGCCGCAGATCGCATCGCGCGAAGCCGCGCACCTGCTGCTCGGCGCGCTCGAAGGCGGCAGCTTCGTCGCCTGGGCGCTCGATGATCCGACCACGATGCTGCGCGCCTTCGACAGCGCGATGCAGACCCTCGAATCGAACCGCACGACGCCGGCGACACGGCGTCCTTCCCCCAGGAGATCGTCATGA
- the fnr gene encoding fumarate/nitrate reduction transcriptional regulator Fnr codes for MATPVLNLNELRRGCAHCSLQQLCLPAGIGPDALKQLDSIVRRRRPVARGESLFRTGDALESVYVARDGAFKTIAISEDGEERVVGFHLPGELIGLDALGADRHRCDAIALTTANVCEVPFDQLADIASQVPGLQQQLLRVIGRSVGRDQDHLDMLVRRQASERIALFLHGLSERFRHIGQSGTQFRLPMSREDIAHFLGLALETVSRGFTRLQEDAVIAVDGRHVEILDIAELDRLAHHPEAPDARRRGTA; via the coding sequence GTGGCCACGCCCGTCCTCAATCTGAACGAACTGCGCCGCGGTTGCGCGCACTGTTCGCTCCAGCAACTGTGCTTGCCGGCCGGCATCGGTCCGGACGCACTGAAGCAACTCGATTCGATCGTGCGTCGGCGCCGGCCCGTTGCGCGCGGCGAATCGCTGTTCCGCACGGGCGATGCGCTGGAGTCGGTGTATGTCGCGCGCGACGGTGCGTTCAAGACGATCGCGATCAGCGAGGATGGCGAGGAGCGCGTGGTCGGCTTCCATCTGCCGGGCGAACTGATCGGCCTCGACGCGCTCGGTGCGGACCGCCATCGCTGCGACGCCATCGCGCTGACCACCGCGAATGTCTGCGAAGTCCCGTTCGACCAGCTGGCGGACATCGCGTCCCAAGTGCCCGGCCTGCAACAGCAGTTGCTGCGCGTGATCGGACGCAGCGTCGGCCGCGATCAGGACCACCTCGACATGCTCGTGCGCCGGCAGGCCTCCGAGCGCATCGCCCTGTTCCTGCACGGCCTGTCGGAACGCTTCCGCCACATCGGACAATCGGGCACGCAGTTCCGCCTGCCGATGAGCCGCGAAGACATCGCGCACTTCCTCGGCCTCGCGCTGGAAACGGTGAGCCGCGGATTCACGCGCCTTCAGGAAGACGCGGTGATCGCCGTCGACGGACGCCACGTGGAAATCCTCGACATCGCCGAACTGGATCGGCTCGCGCACCATCCGGAAGCGCCCGACGCGCGTCGCCGCGGCACCGCCTGA
- a CDS encoding YbhB/YbcL family Raf kinase inhibitor-like protein: MFRKGILLIVCALASSGAWAQGTLTVTSPVFRAGAAIPAKYSAYHENVSPALKWEAVAGAKSYALIVEDPDAPTPTPFVHWVAWNIPATTTSLAEGKGAGRQGRAGTGNAGYFGPRPPVSDGPHHYHFEIYALDTTLDLPPGADRDALLKAAAGHVIAKGELVGTYDEVQAPAKSGG; the protein is encoded by the coding sequence ATGTTTAGGAAAGGCATCCTCCTCATCGTGTGCGCGCTGGCGAGTTCCGGCGCATGGGCGCAGGGCACGCTCACCGTGACCTCGCCCGTGTTCCGCGCTGGCGCGGCGATCCCCGCGAAGTACAGCGCGTACCACGAGAATGTCTCGCCCGCGCTGAAGTGGGAGGCCGTCGCAGGTGCGAAGTCCTACGCGCTGATCGTGGAAGACCCCGATGCGCCGACGCCCACGCCCTTCGTGCATTGGGTGGCCTGGAACATCCCCGCGACGACCACGTCGTTGGCGGAAGGCAAAGGCGCAGGACGACAGGGCAGGGCGGGCACCGGGAATGCGGGTTACTTCGGCCCGCGTCCGCCGGTGTCGGATGGACCGCACCACTATCACTTCGAGATCTACGCGCTCGACACGACGCTCGATCTGCCGCCAGGCGCCGACCGCGATGCGTTGCTGAAGGCCGCGGCCGGCCACGTCATCGCCAAGGGCGAACTCGTGGGCACGTACGACGAGGTGCAGGCGCCGGCGAAATCGGGCGGCTAG
- the katG gene encoding catalase/peroxidase HPI — MNDESKCPVMSHRKTRNNSHWWPDQLNLDVLHQHAALSDPMIEGFDYKAEFKTLDLDAVQKDLTALMTDSQDWWPADYGHYGPFFIRMAWHAAGTYRIFDGRGGARSGEQRFAPLNSWPDNGNLDKARRLLWPIKQKYGRKLSWADLMILAGNVALDSMGFKTFGFGGGREDVWEPQPIDWGPESTWLGDERYSGVRELANPFGAVQMGLIYVNPEGPNGHPDPVKSGIDIRETFARMAMNDYETVALVAGGHTFGKAHGAGDVKHVGREPEGANIEALGLGWSSTFESGKAEHAITSGIEGAWKSTPTKWDMGYFETLFGNEWELTKSPAGANQWKPKGDASRNVPDAHVKGKLHQPMMTTADMAMRMDPAYEKISRHFMANPAEFADAFARAWFKLTHRDMGPKIRYLGKLVPKEDLIWQDPVPALDHPLIDDADIRALKQQILESGLTVPQLVKAAWASASTFRGSDLRGGANGGRIRLEPQRNFEANEPAELDKVLSALEKIQKGFGKKVSLADLIVLGGSAAVEAAAKQGGHDVNVPFKPGRTDATLEQTDVESFRVLEPALDGFRNYARKGAEKLAAVALIDRASLLTLTAPQMTALVGGLRAIGANTGNTKHGQFTDRPGALTTDFFTNLLDMRTAWKPSEAEPGVFEGRDRKTDKVKWTATMADLVFGSNSQLRALAEVYAASDGDKHFIDDFVAAWTKVMELDRFDLRYGKAA; from the coding sequence ATGAACGACGAATCGAAGTGCCCGGTGATGTCCCATCGCAAGACCCGCAACAACTCCCATTGGTGGCCGGACCAGTTGAACCTCGATGTCCTGCACCAGCATGCCGCGCTGTCGGACCCGATGATCGAAGGCTTCGACTACAAGGCCGAATTCAAGACGCTCGACCTCGACGCGGTGCAGAAGGACCTCACTGCGCTGATGACCGATTCGCAGGACTGGTGGCCCGCCGATTACGGCCACTACGGTCCGTTCTTCATCCGCATGGCATGGCATGCCGCCGGCACGTATCGCATCTTCGATGGTCGCGGCGGTGCGCGTTCGGGCGAACAACGTTTCGCGCCGCTCAACAGCTGGCCGGACAACGGCAACCTCGACAAGGCGCGTCGCCTGCTGTGGCCGATCAAGCAGAAGTACGGCCGCAAGCTGTCGTGGGCCGACCTGATGATCCTGGCGGGCAACGTCGCGCTGGATTCGATGGGGTTCAAGACCTTCGGTTTCGGCGGCGGCCGCGAAGACGTGTGGGAACCGCAACCGATCGACTGGGGCCCGGAATCCACGTGGCTCGGCGATGAGCGTTACAGCGGCGTGCGCGAACTCGCCAATCCCTTCGGCGCGGTGCAGATGGGCCTGATCTACGTGAACCCGGAAGGCCCGAACGGCCATCCGGATCCGGTGAAGTCCGGTATCGACATCCGCGAAACCTTCGCGCGCATGGCGATGAACGACTACGAGACCGTGGCGCTCGTCGCCGGCGGCCACACCTTCGGCAAGGCGCACGGCGCGGGCGACGTGAAGCACGTGGGCCGCGAACCGGAAGGCGCGAACATCGAAGCACTCGGCCTGGGCTGGTCGAGCACCTTCGAAAGCGGCAAGGCCGAGCATGCGATCACCAGCGGCATCGAAGGTGCGTGGAAGTCCACGCCGACGAAGTGGGACATGGGCTACTTCGAAACGCTGTTCGGCAACGAATGGGAACTCACCAAGAGTCCCGCCGGCGCGAACCAGTGGAAGCCGAAGGGCGATGCCAGCCGCAACGTTCCCGACGCACACGTCAAGGGCAAGCTGCACCAGCCGATGATGACCACCGCCGACATGGCGATGCGCATGGATCCGGCCTACGAAAAGATCTCGCGCCACTTCATGGCCAATCCCGCGGAGTTCGCCGATGCCTTCGCGCGCGCGTGGTTCAAGCTCACGCATCGCGACATGGGGCCGAAGATCCGTTACCTCGGCAAGCTCGTGCCGAAAGAAGACCTGATCTGGCAGGACCCGGTGCCCGCGCTCGATCATCCGCTGATCGACGATGCCGACATCAGGGCCTTGAAGCAACAGATCCTCGAATCGGGCCTGACGGTGCCGCAGTTGGTGAAGGCGGCCTGGGCGTCGGCGTCGACGTTCCGTGGCAGCGACCTGCGCGGCGGCGCGAACGGTGGGCGCATCCGCCTGGAACCGCAGCGCAATTTCGAAGCGAACGAGCCGGCGGAGTTGGACAAGGTGTTGTCCGCGTTGGAGAAGATCCAGAAGGGATTCGGAAAGAAGGTCTCGCTCGCCGATCTGATCGTGCTCGGTGGCAGCGCGGCGGTGGAAGCGGCGGCGAAGCAGGGCGGCCACGACGTCAACGTCCCGTTCAAGCCGGGCCGCACGGACGCGACCTTGGAACAGACCGATGTCGAGTCCTTCCGCGTGCTCGAACCCGCGCTCGATGGCTTCCGCAACTACGCGCGCAAGGGCGCCGAGAAACTCGCCGCCGTCGCGCTCATCGATCGCGCCAGCCTGCTCACGCTGACCGCACCGCAGATGACCGCGCTCGTCGGCGGCCTGCGCGCCATCGGTGCGAACACGGGCAACACGAAGCACGGCCAGTTCACCGATCGCCCGGGCGCGCTGACCACGGACTTCTTCACGAACCTGCTCGACATGCGCACTGCGTGGAAGCCGTCGGAGGCCGAGCCCGGTGTGTTCGAGGGACGCGATCGAAAGACCGACAAGGTGAAGTGGACCGCGACGATGGCCGACCTGGTGTTCGGCTCCAATTCGCAACTGCGCGCCTTGGCCGAGGTGTACGCCGCCAGCGATGGCGACAAGCACTTCATCGACGACTTCGTTGCCGCATGGACGAAGGTGATGGAACTGGATCGGTTCGACCTGCGGTATGGCAAGGCGGCCTGA
- a CDS encoding sensor histidine kinase, producing MTTGLADFIERNSDTIVDHAMVFARSVDVGTPLDEVALRDHLPDIVEAIVTDLRMPQTRAEEIEKSEGRALAALGAPRTAAGTHALFRAHSGFSISHLVSEYRALRASVLRLWADSPGAASASPEEVTRFNEAIDEAIAESVGHYAEEVERWRNVFLGVLGHDLRSPLSAILMTSELIARMAVDAPVATAAQRLIRSGRRMGELLDKLLVYNRAQLGVGFEIERTEVDLANGCREEIELLQASMPEARIEYRAEAAVQGKFDGPRVREALANLVVNASKYGARGGQIRVEVRDRGTDAEVVVGNVGAPISRDTLDLMFEPLRRGGVAQGETERLSLGLGLFIVSQIATAHGGSIRADSADGATTFTMVLPRD from the coding sequence ATGACCACGGGCTTGGCGGACTTCATCGAGCGCAATTCGGACACCATCGTCGACCACGCGATGGTGTTCGCAAGGTCCGTCGACGTGGGCACGCCGTTGGACGAGGTCGCATTGCGCGACCACCTCCCGGACATCGTTGAGGCGATCGTGACGGACCTGCGCATGCCGCAGACGCGCGCCGAGGAAATCGAAAAATCCGAAGGGCGCGCGTTGGCGGCGTTGGGTGCCCCCAGGACCGCGGCAGGCACCCACGCGCTGTTCCGCGCGCACAGCGGCTTCAGTATTTCCCACCTCGTGTCGGAATACCGCGCATTGCGCGCCTCGGTGCTGCGGCTGTGGGCGGATTCGCCCGGCGCCGCATCGGCATCGCCGGAAGAGGTCACCCGCTTCAACGAGGCGATCGACGAAGCCATCGCCGAGTCCGTCGGCCATTACGCGGAAGAGGTCGAGCGTTGGCGGAATGTCTTCCTGGGCGTGCTCGGCCACGATCTGCGCAGTCCGCTGAGCGCCATCCTGATGACCTCGGAGCTGATCGCGCGCATGGCCGTGGATGCACCGGTCGCCACGGCGGCGCAGCGCCTCATCCGCAGCGGCAGGCGCATGGGCGAGTTGCTGGACAAGCTGCTGGTCTACAACCGCGCGCAACTTGGGGTCGGCTTCGAGATCGAACGGACCGAGGTCGATTTGGCCAACGGCTGTCGGGAAGAAATCGAACTGCTGCAGGCTTCCATGCCCGAGGCCCGCATCGAGTACCGCGCCGAGGCGGCCGTGCAAGGGAAGTTCGACGGTCCGCGGGTCCGCGAAGCCCTCGCCAACCTCGTGGTGAATGCATCGAAATACGGCGCGCGCGGCGGACAGATCCGCGTCGAGGTGCGCGACCGCGGGACCGATGCGGAAGTCGTCGTCGGCAATGTCGGCGCCCCGATCTCGCGCGACACGCTGGACCTGATGTTCGAACCGCTCCGGCGCGGTGGCGTCGCGCAGGGCGAAACCGAGCGCCTGAGCCTCGGCCTCGGCTTGTTCATCGTCAGCCAGATCGCCACTGCGCATGGCGGCAGCATCCGCGCCGATTCCGCGGATGGGGCCACGACGTTCACGATGGTGCTGCCGCGCGACTGA